The Streptomyces avermitilis MA-4680 = NBRC 14893 genome contains a region encoding:
- the purM gene encoding phosphoribosylformylglycinamidine cyclo-ligase codes for MSAVFDQGTPSPGTGASYASAGVDIEAGDRAVELMKEWVKKTQRPEVLGGLGGFAGLFDASALKRFERPLLASATDGVGTKVDLARQLGVYDTIGHDLVAMVMDDIVVCGAEPLFMTDYICVGKVHPERVAAIVKGIAEGCVLAGCALVGGETAEHPGLLGPDDFDVAGAGTGVVEADRLLGADRIRKGDAVIAMAASGLHSNGYSLVRHVLFERAKLSLDQHIEEFGRTLGEELLEPTKIYSLDCLALTRTTEVHAFSHITGGGLAANLARVVPDGLHAVVDRETWTPDPVFDLVGRTGDVERLELEKTLNMGVGMIAILPEESTDVALATLADRGVNAWVAGEITDRGDHETGAALIGSYAN; via the coding sequence ATGTCTGCTGTTTTCGATCAGGGGACTCCGTCCCCTGGCACCGGTGCCAGCTACGCGTCCGCGGGCGTCGACATCGAAGCGGGTGACCGCGCCGTAGAGCTGATGAAGGAGTGGGTGAAGAAGACCCAGCGCCCCGAGGTCCTCGGCGGCCTCGGCGGCTTCGCCGGTCTCTTCGACGCCTCCGCCCTCAAGCGCTTCGAGCGCCCGCTGCTCGCGTCCGCCACCGACGGCGTGGGCACGAAGGTGGACCTCGCCCGGCAGCTCGGTGTGTACGACACCATCGGGCACGACCTCGTCGCGATGGTCATGGACGACATCGTGGTGTGCGGCGCCGAGCCGCTCTTCATGACCGACTACATCTGCGTCGGCAAGGTTCACCCCGAGCGTGTCGCCGCCATCGTGAAGGGCATCGCCGAGGGCTGTGTGCTCGCGGGCTGCGCCCTGGTGGGCGGCGAGACGGCCGAGCACCCCGGCCTCCTCGGTCCGGACGACTTCGACGTCGCGGGCGCGGGTACGGGCGTCGTGGAGGCCGACCGCCTGCTCGGCGCGGATCGTATCCGTAAGGGTGACGCGGTGATCGCCATGGCGGCCTCCGGGCTTCACTCGAACGGGTACTCACTCGTCCGGCATGTCCTCTTCGAGCGGGCGAAGCTGAGCCTGGACCAGCACATCGAGGAGTTCGGCCGCACGCTCGGCGAGGAGCTCCTGGAACCCACCAAGATCTACTCGCTGGACTGCCTGGCGCTGACCCGCACCACCGAGGTGCACGCCTTCTCGCACATCACCGGTGGCGGCCTCGCGGCCAACCTGGCCCGGGTCGTCCCGGACGGCCTGCACGCCGTCGTCGACCGCGAGACCTGGACCCCGGACCCGGTCTTCGACCTGGTCGGCAGGACCGGCGACGTCGAGCGCCTGGAGCTGGAGAAGACGCTGAACATGGGCGTCGGCATGATCGCGATCCTCCCCGAGGAGTCCACGGACGTCGCGCTCGCCACCCTCGCGGACCGCGGTGTGAACGCCTGGGTCGCCGGTGAGATCACCGACCGCGGCGACCACGAGACGGGCGCGGCGCTCATCGGCTCGTACGCGAACTGA